A DNA window from Trichosurus vulpecula isolate mTriVul1 chromosome 2, mTriVul1.pri, whole genome shotgun sequence contains the following coding sequences:
- the RSC1A1 gene encoding regulatory solute carrier protein family 1 member 1 has product MGLRPEKSDKETTSLGTSSPTCGGSDSAAHSLGLSSKISHPVSLDRSVSAPASICSSKPSLREIVDPKAESQVISDKKECPSPFLDLSTQASSDSTMEDQSAGCPRSATALENSSKETIMADNLKKSPVKESTSSIKQLLDTEQKDDLSVLTTQVPDPQPFLGENGSCSPCQEPSQGTGLQQPPQPGSEWPKVEAQSEVDGPQFLWSAGLGTALQPSLPPTQPRRVDVQTENHQAEQQKLGLPRPEDTTPSSASSGGSYTETIMEVDVAEQSLVAVHSFTSGHDVGVENAGVSDLTLDNPWLEAEASEHSSSSVIVSNPVSASNLQPPESNVEMSETNSELPYLLRENCSSLSLSGDGQASIDPAAPTEESGLSVTAALKELHQLLVISCQESPGNLVSEEVIHHKETATEDQTNIRERSEQPPPNQHPPAVPKEQDPQDSSHQVKSVAVKAEILTPVSLGAGGESGVSGDLDESLTAAPEDVQKAQESRRESCSVTETSVETLGQLNSAGAEVSLGHLAGEGSAILQTSQQTEALLSDFAPVHSQDTQYPLTGMPEIRESVVCPEATRSLHRLEQLVSPPASNPSLLPSHLFPAADVDRILRAGFTLREALGALQRGGGNVDLALLILLAKNIIVPT; this is encoded by the exons ATGGGCCTCAGACCAG AGAAAAGTGATAAAGAAACTACCTCACTGGGAACATCATCACCAACCTGCGGTGGATCTGACAGTGCAGCCCATTCATTAGGACTCAGTTCTAAGATCAGTCACCCCGTAAGTCTTGATCGCTCTGTCTCTGCTCCTGCTTCCATCTGCTCCTCCAAGCCCAGCTTGCGAGAGATTGTGGATCCAAAAGCTGAATCCCAGGTAATCTCGGACAAGAAAGAATGTCCTTCTCCTTTCCTGGACCTTTCTACCCAGGCCTCATCAGACAGCACCATGGAAGACCAGTCTGCAGGCTGTCCAAGGTCAGCTACTGCTCTAGAAAATTCATCAAAAGAAACAATCATGGCAGATAATCTGAAGAAATCTCCAGTCAAGGAAAGCACTTCTAGCATCAAACAGCTTCTTGATACAGAACAAAAAGATGATTTGTCTGTCTTAACCACCCAGGTGCCCGATCCACAACCTTTTCTAGGTGAGAATGGCTCATGTTCACCTTGCCAAGAACCAAGTCAGGGAACTGGCCTCCAACAACCCCCACAGCCAGGGAGTGAGTGGCCCAAGGTTGAAGCGCAGAGTGAAGTGGATGGCCCACAATTCCTCTGGAGCGCTGGGCTTGGCACTGCATTGCAGCCCAGCCTTCCTCCCACCCAGCCAAGACGTGTTGATGTACAAACTGAGAATCACCAAGCTGAGCAGCAGAAGCTGGGCCTTCCACGTCCAGAAGACACTACTCCATCGTCAGCATCATCTGGTGGCTCATACACTGAAACAATCATGGAGGTAGATGTGGCTGAGCAGTCCCTGGTAGCTGTCCATAGCTTTACTAGTGGTCACGATGTTGGCGTGGAGAATGCTGGTGTTTCCGATCTCACTTTAGATAATCCTTGGCTGGAAGCTGAGGCATCAGAGCATAGCTCCTCTTCTGTAATTGTGAGTAATCCTGTGTCAGCTAGCAATTTGCAGCCCCCAGAAAGTAATGTTGAAATGTCAGAAACAAATAGTGAATTGCCGTATTTATTAAGGGAGAATTGCTCTTCGTTAAGTCTGTCTGGTGATGGACAGGCCTCCATAGACCCTGCAGCACCTACAGAGGAGTCTGGTTTATCTGTAACAGCTGCTTTGAAGGAGCTTCACCAACTTTTGGTCATTAGTTGTCAAGAATCTCCAGGAAATCTTGTATCTGAAGAAGTAATCCATCACAAGGAGACAGCAACTGAAGACCAAACTAACATTAGGGAGAGATCTGAGCAGCCACCTCCAAATCAACATCCTCCAGCTGTCCCGAAGGAGCAGGACCCTCAAGACTCCTCCCATCAGGTGAAATCTGTAGCAGTGAAGGCAGAGATATTAACTCCAGTGTCCCTGGGTGCTGGTGGAGAGAGTGGAGTCAGTGGAGATTTGGATGAAAGCCTGACAGCTGCACCAGAGGATGTCCAGAAGGCACAGGAATCAAGGAGGGAAAGCTGTTCTGTCACAGAGACATCTGTAGAAACATTGGGTCAGTTAAACTCAGCAGGGGCAGAAGTTTCACTCGGACACCTAGCAGGTGAGGGGAGTGCCATCCTTCAGACTTCTCAGCAAACTGAGGCCTTGCTGTCCGATTTCGCACCAGTCCACTCTCAGGACACTCAGTACCCATTGACAGGAATGCCTGAAATCAGGGAAAGTGTCGTCTGTCCTGAAGCCACAAGGTCCCTTCACAGACTTGAGCAACTAGTCAGTCCCCCAGCATCAAACCCCTCCCTTCTTCCGAGCCACCTTTTCCCTGCTGCAGACGTGGACCGGATTCTTCGTGCAGGTTTTACTCTGCGAGAAGCTCTCGGGGCTTTGCAGCGTGGTGGTGGAAATGTAGACCTCGCTCTTCTCATTTTGCTGGCAAAGAACATCATCGTTCCTACATAA